The Plectropomus leopardus isolate mb chromosome 15, YSFRI_Pleo_2.0, whole genome shotgun sequence genome has a segment encoding these proteins:
- the zmiz1a gene encoding zinc finger MIZ domain-containing protein 1a isoform X3: MNTLPSMDRHIQQTNDRLQCIKQHLQNPANFHSAATELLDWCGDPRAFQRPFEQSLMGCLTVVSRVAAQQGFDLDLGYRLLAVCAANRDKFTPKSAETSTCRRCQSDSALLSSWCEELGRLLLLRHQKSRQNEPQGKVPMQPSMNSMKPGLTHSDGSFPYDSVPWQQNTNQPPGSLSVVTTVWGVTNTSQSQVLGNPMANSNNPMNPGGNPMGSGLSASAAGLNSPQFNAQQQQFPNKGGSNQAYMQQGMYGRPGYPGGPGGYSGSYSGGPNPPPGGMGLTSHTRPPGDFTQPAAAAAAAAVAAAAATATATATATVAALQETQNKDMNQYGQMCSSFQMGPAQAYNSQFMNQPGPRGPPGGMNPASMGSAMNNPNMSGPPMGMNQARTPGMVPFGAHGQRMPQQGYPGGPRQGMPMQGMKRPYPGEGSYGGQQYGPNSQFPPQQGQYPPSNTSRPLPSPNYPSQRMPGQQGQGQYPPGMPMSQYYKQEPFNGQSTNFSGGGYSYSQGNGPPRPGNYPHSPVPGNPTPPMTPGSSIPPYLSPNQDVKPPFPPDMKPNMTALPPPPTNPNEELRLTFPVRDGVVLEPFRLEHNLAVSNHVFHLRPSVHQTLMWRSDLELQFKCYHHEDRQMNTNWPASVQVSVNATPLTIERGDNKTSHKPLHLKHVCQPGRNTIQITVTACCCSHLFVLQLVHRPSVRSVLQGLLKKRLLPAEHCITKVKRNFSSVAASAGSTTLNGEDGVEQTAIKVSLKCPITFRRIQLPARGHDCKHVQCFDLESYLQLNCERGTWRCPVCNKTALLEGLEVDQYMWGILNAIQNSEFEEVTIDPTCSWRPVPIKSELHIKEDPDGPLAKRFKTMSPSQMTMPNVMEMIAQLGPGPGPGPGPVLGPSPYPPHPSQHPSGNGGDYPGAGNSYHGQGNFDFPHGNPSGGGVGGGGPPMNDFIHGPQLSHPPDGPGGLLPQDKPLNHGMNDALLPELANPDELLSYLDPPDLPANSNDDLLSLFENN; the protein is encoded by the exons AAACCAGCACCTGCAGGAGATGTCAGAGTGACTCAG CCCTGCTGTCGTCGTGGTGCGAGGAGCTGGGTCGTCTCCTCCTGCTGCGTCACCAGAAGAGCCGGCAGAACGAACCGCAGGGAAAAGTCCCCATGCAGCCCAGCATGAACAGCATGAAGCCCGGCCTCACACACAG TGATGGATCCTTTCCCTATGACTCTGTCCCCTGGCAACAAAACACCAACCAGCCCCCCGGGTCATTGTCTGTGGTCACAACAGTGTGGGGCGTGACCAATACATCACAGAGTCAG GTGCTAGGTAACCCAATGGCAAATAGCAATAACCCCATGAATCCTGGAGGTAACCCAATGGGATCAGGTCTGTCTGCCAGCGCTGCAGGGCTCAACTCACCTCAGTTCAATGCTCAGCAGCAACAGTTTCCAAATAAAGGAGGCTCCAACCAAGCGTACATGCAGCAGGGCATGTATGGTAGGCCCGGCTACCCCGGAGGTCCTGGGGGATACAGCGGGAG TTACTCCGGAGGCCCAAACCCTCCTCCAGGAGGTATGGGATTGACCTCCCACACACGTCCTCCTGGTGACTTTACTCAACCAGCTGCGgccgctgcagctgctgctgtcgccgccgctgctgctacGGCAACGGCCACAGCAACGGCCACGGTGGCAGCTCTGCAGGAAACCCAGAATAAAGATATGAACCAGTATGGACAG ATGTGTTCTTCGTTCCAAATGGGTCCCGCGCAGGCCTACAATAGCCAGTTCATGAACCAGCCAGGCCCACGAGGCCCCCCTGGAGGAATGAATCCAGCAAGCATGGGATCAGCCATGAACAACCCCAATATGAGTGGGCCTCCCATGGGCATGAACCAGGCTCGGACCCCAGGCATGGTGCCTTTCGGGGCTCACGGCCAAAGGATGCCTCAGCAAGGGTATCCCGGAGGACCACGACAGGGCATGCCCATGCAGGGGATGAAGAGGCCATATCCTGGGGAG GGGAGTTACGGTGGTCAGCAGTATGGGCCGAACAGTCAGTTCCCACCACAGCAAGGGCAGTACCCGCCATCAAACACCTCCAGACCGCTGCCATCTCCTAACTACCCCAGCCAGAGGATGCCAGGGCAGCAGGGCCAAGGGCAGTACCCACCTGGCATGCCCATGAGCCAGTACTACAAG CAAGAGCCCTTCAATGGTCAGAGCACCAACTTCTCTGGAGGCGGATACTCCTACAGCCAAGGCAACGGG CCCCCGAGGCCCGGTAACTACCCCCACTCCCCGGTCCCTGGAAACCCCACACCCCCTATGACCCCAGGAAGTAGTATTCCTCCGTACCTGTCGCCAAACCAGGATGTGAAGCCCCCGTTTCCACCCGACATGAAACCAAATATGACCGCACTTCCACCCCCTCCAA CTAACCCTAATGAGGAGCTGCGGCTGACGTTCCCAGTCAGGGATGGAGTGGTGCTGGAGCCGTTCCGCTTGGAGCACAACCTGGCTGTCAGTAACCACGTCTTCCACCTCCGACCCTCCGTCCACCAGACACTCATGTGGAG GTCAGATCTTGAGCTCCAGTTTAAGTGCTACCACCATGAAGACAGGCAGATGAACACCAACTGGCCCGCCTCCGTCCAGGTCAGCGTCAACGCCACGCCCCTCACCATCGAGAGAGGAGACAACAAAACCTCCCACAAACCCCTGCACCTGAAGCACGTATGCCAACCTGGAAGAAACACCATCCAGATTACAGTCACcgcctgctgctgt TCCCACctgtttgtgctgcagctggTCCACAGGCCATCTGTGCGATCCGTCCTCCAGGGGCTCCTGAAGAAAAGGCTCCTTCCTGCAGAACACTGCATCACCAAGG TTAAGAGGAACTTCAGCAGCGTGGCGGCCTCGGCAGGCAGCACCACTCTGAACGGGGAAGACGGTGTGGAGCAGACGGCCATTAAAGTGTCGCTGAAATGTCCCATTACCTTCCGACGCATCCAGCTACCCGCGCGAGGGCATGACTGCAAACATGTCCAG TGCTTCGATCTGGAGTCCTACTTGCAGCTCAACTGTGAGAGGGGAACATGGAGGTGTCCTGTGTGCAA TAAAACAGCATTATTAGAAGGTCTGGAGGTGGACCAGTACATGTGGGGAATCCTTAATGCCATCCAAAA TTCAGAGTTCGAGGAGGTCACTATAGACCCTACGTGTAGCTGGCGACCGGTCCCCATCAAGTCAGAGCTACACATCAAAGAGGACCCCGATGGCCCACTGGCCAAGCGCTTTAAGACCATGAGCCCGAGTCAGATGACCATGCCCAATGTGATGGAGATGATCGCCCAGCTAGGGCCCGGCCCAGGACCTGGACCGGGACCCGTACTGGGCCCCAGCCCCTACCCACCACACCCTAGTCAACATCCCAGTGGCAACGGGGGAGATTACCCTGGAGCAG GCAACAGTTACCACGGCCAAGGGAACTTTGACTTCCCTCATGGGAACCCCTCTGGTGGTGGAGTTGGAGGAGGAGGTCCCCCAATGAATGACTTCATCCATGGCCCCCAGCTCTCACACCCTCCAGATGGACCTGGTGGTCTCCTCCCGCAGGATAAGCCCCTGAACCACGGCATGAATGATGCA CTGCTTCCAGAGCTGGCCAACCCGGACGAGTTACTATCATATCTGGACCCCCCCGACCTCCCTGCCAACAGCAACGACGACCTTCTCTCCCTTTTCGAGAACAACTAG